In Kwoniella bestiolae CBS 10118 chromosome 3, complete sequence, the genomic stretch GAGAATACTGATGGtataccttctttccttaGGTCAGAGGGGTTTATAGATTCTGCTGCGGATATGAGCGACACGAGGATCTCGTCCAGGAATGTATTGAGTGCTTGTAGGGCGGGGATGGATAGTGTTGTAGGTCGCAGGTCGGAAATGAGGGCATTGGCTGAGGTGGGGGATAGGTAGTCTGCTTGAATTGTGTGAATAGACGGGGTTATCGGATTATGGAGCGGAACAGTAGGAGAATGACTTACAGGAAGACATGTTGCCGGTGTACGGACTGTGGTCGTCGTCGTTGCTACCACTGCGCTCTATGAGTTTGATCTAGGTTGAGTGGGGGTATACCGTATGATGTGATAGATATCGTTGGTGACTGCTCTAAAGGTTGAATCTAATTTGACCAGGTGAGGAATGGTGGTGTTTGGTTGTTGGTGTTAGGATGTGGTATCGTATCCAAGTAGAATATCCGCTCTAATGCGCGCATGTGCCTCTTGTCGTGCAATGTGCTAGTACCGTTCATCCGTCCATCAATCAATAGTCCTGTAATATCCTTTGCCCTTTGTTTCAAATTGACACTATATCCCCTTTCTCCGAAATATATATGTTCCTGATCTGACCCGCAGCcaatgagatgagatgggatgagaagaagcCGAGCTGGGATGACAGCGAGTTGTCGTCGTACAGATGCTAGATGACAGATGCTAGATGGACGAGGTATGTCTTACAACACAATAGGTGATCTACAAGATACCTCTTTCCCAACCTGAAACCTGAAACGCGGTGTGAACTGAATGACGCTCGGACCTCGAAAGCGACAGCATGAGTACGGTGATCTCCGCCGTGGTCGAGTAAAGTGCACCACCGTGGGAAAGCAGGGGTCTGATGTTGGTTCGAAGCGAAAGGACTTGAAGCAAGTGTCAAATTAAAACCAGAATCAGACGAACCAGCTAAGCTGGCTGTCCACTATTATCGTCTAGGTTGTACAACTACGAAAACAAATCCTCACAGAGATCCTCTCAACCGCCAGAGAGGTCACTCTACCTCCCCTCACCATGTCCCGCATAATCAACAGgctccctcccctcccaccccctcgAACATGGTATATTCACTTCCCCTCAAAATACCTCCCCAATTCCCCCGATAGAAATATGATCCGTAAATCCACTGGACGAAAGCTCCTAGCAAATCCCAAAATATGCGACGACTTTGTCAGATCTCTCAACATGCgtgagggggaggtagtCATCGATGCATATTCCGGAGTGGGCAGTTTGACCAGAAGTTTGTTATCTGGAGGGAAATCTCAGAGGGAATCAAAACAGTGGTCCCCTGCTTTActtgaggagatggacgaagtACCGGTAGAGGGTGGATCGAAGAAGAGTAAAGTCAAAAAGCAGAAATATCCATCATGGCTTGAAGATCTTCCTGCCTCCCCTTCATCGACTACCAGTACGCAGCAAAATTCATCTGAAGAAACGGAAACGGAACAACCCATAAAACCAAAACTAGTAGTATCTTCCGAAGGTTCACTCGAACTCCTCGTCCGATCATTCAACTATCCCTCCAAATCAGTAAATCCCCTAAGTACGATTGGCAAAGAAATATCTCAAGATCCCTACACCCGTCCAGTCCCAGTAATAACCACACCCTTACATCCCAATCTCCTACTATCCCACTCAACAGCCTACGTCTGGCCCACTCTACCGAAAATACTGGAAAACCCTTTAGTCCAAAATGCTCTGCCCGTACATAATCCCGAATTACCCCCTGGCGATGCAGAGGCGTATAAGAGGAATTGGGAAGATCCAGAACCACCCATTACGATTGTGTGCCAGATGCCCGATTCGAGTATTGGGGAGCAGCTCGCGTCGCAGTGGGTTGGGAGTGCTGTGGGTGATCCGGGGCAGAAGAGGACGTGGATATGGGAGTGGGGGAGGGTACGGATGGCTTTGTTATGTGGAAAGAGTCTTTATGATGTGAGTGCAGCGAATCTTTGGAATGGGTTTCGGGTCATAAGTGATCTATTTGGACGAGGCTTTGTAATCTCTTGACCGGCTACAATCCTTCTTCCGCCATTCCCTCTCACATACAACCAACAATTCCCCGAAACTACATAGCTGACAGCTCGCCCCCACCCAGCGTATCCTAGCCCCACCAGGCTCAGTGATCCACTGCAAACTCTCGATCCTCGCCCAAGCACTATTTGACATCGTCCCCCTTCCACCCTACCACCACGTCCTAAACGTCGACAAACAATCCAAATTCACACACGACCGCCCTTCCAAACCGCTCTCCTCGGtccctccctcatccaccactccTACCGGGATACCCTCCAACCCACCCTCGTCAATCGACTCCTTCACTCGTCCAGAGCACGGCCAAAAAACATTAACTTACCCACTGGACTTCTATCCTCCTGTAACCTCCGCGCAGAGATTGATAGGTAAACCCCTGGAGAGACCTGATTTACTGGGACTGATGTTGATCCCGAAGTTGAATTCGCCTATCCTGTCTAGTCAAAAGGATACATGGGATTATTGTATGCGACGATTATTCGTCAGAGATACCTTGACGCTCAAGGCGGCTATACCGAACCTATCGTTTGGGGCTGAAACTCTTTTGACTCATATTGAGGAATCCTCCACGGAGAAATTCAGGGGTGTACCGGTAGATGGAAGACGGGTGATCAGGGATCTGAGGGTGGAAGAGTGGTTGAGGATTGTGGATGTATTTGATAAGTGGGCTTTTAAacctgatgtgagtggtgtctCTTTTGTTTTCGGTACTGTGGTATGAAGATTGGTACTGATTCAGTGCTGGCATTTAGAATCTGATTCTCGATTCGGGTAGTCCGGATGAGACGAGTAGGGAGGTGGGACAAGATTAAGTGTGGATGTCGTGTCCAGAGCATTGGGAGATAATCTCAAAAGAAGATCTCGTAGTTAGATATATACCCCGCATTTGATTCTATACCATGATTTATCGTCGATTCATACCTTCATATACcagtacatacatacatcatCAAGGTCGTTATAATTGCCATATATAGTGGGACAAGCCATGCACCGAGAATACTActctcccttcatctcccttctcccatAATTCAGACGTGGCGATCCGTCATCCCAAATCACTTCCCCCCCCAAAACGTATCCACCGATAGACATTCTGTTCTACTATCACGTCACTCCCCATTCTCCGCAATCCACCTCCTGATCCCCGTACTCCCCATCTTCAACTCCTTCAAtctcccctcatcacccacttcCCCAAGGTCCAACTCCAAATCCTGCCTATCAGCTATAACATCCACCACATAAACTTCCAACTCGCCAAAccccttttcctttcttttcgTGTTCACCGCATTTCCCCCCGAAACCGTCTCCTTCGATACCACCAAAGCATGAATATTGGGATCTGAGGATGTGGGACCGTATATGTCCGTTATCTCTTGTACCTGCAGTGCTACCACCCCACCATGGTCCTGGTCTTGGGCGGACGAGGACAAGATATGATCCTCTGTACTCTTTCCAAGGCTGCGTCCGCCCAGCCTTTCGAGAAACTGTTCAACACCTTCTATTCTTTTGTCTAAATTTTCTACCAGCTCATAATGCTTTTTAGAGGATAACAAATTATCGGCCATAAGTCCCACGATGAGTTTCcgggtggagaggaagaatgataagTGCAGGAGGAGCTTATGGCCTGCGTGGAGGTGGTCGAACGTCCCGCCTAACGCTACAACGCTTGGCCCGGGGATGGTGTCTTGCTGGTATGCGGGGAATTGAGTGTTTGAGTGAGAGAGGGGGGAAgtgaaggatgggatggtcgtttgtgggattgatgagattACGGAATGTATCTGAGGAGGGATGTGTACTGTCCAGCCATAATCTACTATCAGCTTGCTATCTGACGATCCttggatgaaggatgatacGACTTACGCCCTTGAGCCTTGAATACCTGACACGCCCCCTCCTTACTCCTAAGTAGCTTATCGTCCCAAGACCCACCCTCACCGTCAAAATGAACTTCCACATCCATCAATACCTTCCCCGCAGCGAGTTGAGCAGTAGCCAACGCAGCGTATATCCTTCCGAGGAACGATTGCAATATCCTGAAGTTTTTCGTAGGGGACCGTTTGAGCATTGCGTAGAGTTGCTCATTCTGCTGCCTGTCAtaggatgatgacgaagccggaggaggggtggtgaagaggacGGTAAATGACTTGATGGCTGATCTAGGTAATGTATCTAGGATTGTTGATATTGCCTCGGTTGGAtcggagaggatggaggatgtgaacgggaggatgaggatggaatgCTCCTTGAGCTGTattggagggtgggatgcCGTATTGATCATGTTGTCCTGAGAGTTATACCTCTTCTATGGGAGAATGGTGATAGCAGGATTCAGCCTTGTTCTTGATAATTCACTGTTGAGGTACTTTCGCGAGCAAAGATTAACTTGTCAACACATCCATGCATCTCACATTTCGTCATTCTCGAGATATCCTGTCGGCGATCGCCGCCGTACACATCCCAAGACCATTCACGTGTCTCATTACATGCGCGCCACTATGAAGTGGTAAGAAACTCCGACAAACTCCGTCTCTCTCCACTTTTATTATTATTCAGcaaagatcactcaccatacgGCATCACCACCACACGGTGTGCACCGTTGTACTGGCATTGCAGGTGGGATTACcaatccatcccatccttgcTCTCGCTGCATCACTGATATCATCTATTTAGTCTTTCTTACTATCGGTCTTCCTCTTTTACTCATACCTCAACACATAGTAAGAGTGAGTATACATTCTCAACACTGCGCAGATGTGAGCATGGAGAATGGACAAAGCAAATcaaagaagaggattgaacATTAGAAGGAAATCttggaagaaaaggaaggagaaCCACGGATGGCAAATGTTAGATGGATTAGTAATGCctggatgggatggagaggCCTTAGAAGGGCATGGGATGATCGTAAGATATCGAGAGCATAGTGCTGATTCTGTGTTCAACCTGTTAGTTATTCAAAATGGGTAGACGACCAGCCAGGTGTTACAGATACTGTAAGAACAAGCCGTGAGTAGTGTTTTGGTCTATTATCAATCAAGCAGACCTATATCTTCAACACTTCCCAATCATTGCAAGTCTATTGCTAGGATAGTAGTACTGATCTTTGTCATATGTAATCTAGTTACCCCAAATCTCGATACAATCGAGGTGTCCCCGACCCCAAGATCAGAATCTACGATCTCGGTCGAAAGAAGGCTTCCGTCGATGACTTCCCCTTCTGTTGCCACTTGGTCTCGGACGAATACGAACAACTTTCATCGGAAGCTTTGGAGGCTGCTCGAATCTGTGCTAACAAGTACATCGTCAAGACTGCCGGTAAAGAAGCTTTCCACATGAGAGTCAGAGTTCACCCATTCCACGTTATCCGAATCAACAAGATGTTGTCATGTGCTGGTGCGGATAGGTGAGCCAtcaaccctcctctcatTCGCATTAGATGGACATTAGCTAAGTGTCGAATCTTCATTGCAGATTGCAACAAGGTATGAGAGGTGCTTGGGGTAAACCATACGGTTCCGTCGCTCGAGTAAACATGTGAGTTTTACTTTCAGTATGATTAGccatcattatcattcatCGATACCACCTACAATATTCCAACCGTTCAACGTGCGATTGCTGACGCAATCCCTCTCGCAGCGGTCAAGTCATCATGTCCATCCGATGCAGAGACTCCAACAAGGCCGTCATCATCGAGGCCCTCCGAAGAGCCCGATACAAGTTCCCAGGTAGACAAAAGATCATCGTCTCCAAGAAGTGGGGTTTCACTCCTCTCGACCGAGCCGACTACGAAGCCCTCAAGTCCGAGAAGCAAGTCATCAACGATGGTGCCTACGTTCAATTCCTCAAACCCAAGGgtcctcttctccaaaaCCTCCGAACTGCTCAACGAGCTTAAGTGGTTCTCCGTTAGGGTCAGGTAGTAGAAGGTCGGTGATGGTGCGAGTGGGATTGTTGTAGCCATTCCATGCATATGGTTTGATTACTTGGGGTTTGTGCGTGTGTGTTGCATATGGGTTTAGCAAAAcgtggatgggttggagattCAATGGATCATAACCACTGACTGGCCACCCGAAGGATTATGAATTCTGACTGGCAGACCGAAGTAATCTCACTAAATCACAAATCAAAGCTGCATTTGGGTCTTCTCTGCAGCTCAATCCTTTCTTTGCTTTCACGCCTCTCCGAGCTATCTCCGCCCGACGTTCGGTGTGTGATCCTTTATCTGAGCTGAAGGCGGGTGCTCTGCATCTTGTGAAACGCTCTGAAGGTTCTCTGCCTGGCAATAAAAGCATGAGCCTTTACCCCCATAAGCTTCGCTCCTCCATTTCACCCATTgtcttctcactcatcttcattcaCTCGTTacactcactcttcaacGAAAGTCAGGCAAGTGGCGAAGCTATACCAAGATATCGCAGATGAACCAGGACAGTCTGAGCGAGAGTAGCCAGGGAGATGACCCTCCCGACCTTGTATTTCAAGATCCATGGATATGCAGACCAAGCCGAAGACGGAcgcgaagacgaagacggGAATCGGACTTGCCGGGTGTCGATCGAGCCCTCACCCTGTTGTTATTGAGGCACTATCTCTCGGACGAAGGAAGGGTCTTGGAAAGTATTGGCAAGTTCAGGTGGACAGACCTGTACGAGTCTGATTGTGGAGAGAAGGCGACAGAGGTCACGATGAATCGGATCAAACGGGCGGAACCGTATCAGATTTCCACCCAATTGTTAGATCAATTATCAAAATTGGAATACACCCTTGAACCTTCCGGTATCGTCGTCAGTAATTCAGATACGATCAAGTTCGAACCATCTTCAGAAGACTTGGACTTTCTAAGGACTGAACAAATCGCCGCGTGCACATCGACATTGAAAGATCTGCATGCCCCTGGAGAGGAGCCGGAGTGTCCCACCAAAAGTACCAGACGGGGTCATGTGGTTGGCCTGGTCAGTGAGGGGGACGCTAGTAGGATCAACAGCGCAATGCCACTGTACCACTATGATGCGACGGGGTGCTCGCCCAAGGACCAGAATCTTCTTCGCAGATTAGATTGGTCAGCCAGGGTACCCATCAGTCAACGAAGTTTCTCAATCGCACTGTCCAAACATGACGCCGATGTCGCTGTCGCCCTTAACCCTTCCGACCTAAAGTGCGTGGATGGTACACCGGTGGAATATACCATTACCACCAATTTTGCGGATCTCACCCAGAAGAATATCGACCATTACCTGTCTGGTCGCAAGGTAGGGAAATTCACACATGATCATCCGGGATGGTATACACCTCTGAGTCTGCCTCCACCCCCCACCACGCCCAGTACAGATTACCCCGAATGTGGTACGCCTACGTCGATCTGCTCAATGGAAGGGTGCAATGTCAATTACCATAATGATAATAATGGATTTGGCGTGGTGGAGTACGAACCGTTGACTGTTGGACCGAGAGACGAGGAGGGACCTGCTCTTGAGTAGGCATTGTTCCACCGGAATGATTGGAATTTCTCACAACTaagaaaggatggggagaaCCAAACCCAGGATCGCGGGCTCATACGAGTCACTATGCACAGCTTGTGTCGTGTAAGATAGAATGCATAGCTTATTCCTTACTTTGAACTGGTCCCTCCCCTAATACAGTACTGCGCCACCTGAGCCAGAAAAGGTCTCTTATTCACCCCATGTCGTCTGGTACCAGGGTTGCTCTCTGTATTGATCTTTTGAATCGGCCCTTCGAAGTCTTCAAACATGTATAGCTCGTGAAGGGAGCACACATCAAAGGACAAGCACGAGCACGAGAAGCGATCCACAGCCATTGTGGCGCAGCGCCACTCTCTTCAGTGATTGTACCCGATGCAAAACACCTTTGGGCATGTAGTACTCCAACACCAAACCCCGCTTTGCATTCGTGTGGTCCTTgttctcatcattctcgtGTCACTTGCATATATGATCTCTTCAAGCGCCTATAAACATTTCACGCTCAATCAAGACACAGACAtctccaacaaccccaaaaTAAT encodes the following:
- a CDS encoding 60S ribosomal protein uL16; this encodes MGRRPARCYRYCKNKPYPKSRYNRGVPDPKIRIYDLGRKKASVDDFPFCCHLVSDEYEQLSSEALEAARICANKYIVKTAGKEAFHMRVRVHPFHVIRINKMLSCAGADRLQQGMRGAWGKPYGSVARVNIGQVIMSIRCRDSNKAVIIEALRRARYKFPGRQKIIVSKKWGFTPLDRADYEALKSEKQVINDGAYVQFLKPKGPLLQNLRTAQRA